Proteins encoded within one genomic window of Mya arenaria isolate MELC-2E11 chromosome 13, ASM2691426v1:
- the LOC128215490 gene encoding furin-like protease kpc-1 codes for MYVYESWDKGYTGNDVTIAIVDDGVDTSHSDLSYDASLSYDYAYDVMDSANVDASDGHGTNCAGVAAALKNSVCVIGVAYNANIAAVRLLDSYIGATSSMKALAITHKLDYVDIYSNSWGPSDDGENISPLSNVLEEALKTGVTDGRSGKGAIYVWASGNGGEDEDDCNADGYASSIYTIGINAVSQTGAPTYYAEWCTSAMAGTYSGDDPNPDIEEGNKVTSRNIM; via the exons ATGTACGTGTACGAGAGCTGGGACAAAGGATATAccggaaatgacgtcacgatCGCCATTGTTGATGACGGCGTAGATACATCACATTCGGATCTCAGCTAT GACGCGTCCCTGAGTTACGACTACGCTTATGACGTAATGGATTCGGCCAACGTGGATGCATCGGACGG ACACGGTACAAATTGCGCGGGCGTGGCTGCAGCCTTAAAGAATTCGGTGTGCGTAATAGGCGTAGCGTATAACGCTAACATTGCAG CCGTACGATTACTTGACTCTTACATCGGGGCGACCTCAAGCATGAAAGCGCTCGCCATAACACACAAACTCGACTACGTGGATATTTATAGTAACAGCTGGGGCCCGTCAGACGATGGAGAAAATATCTCGCCACTTTCGAATGTCTTAGAAGAGGCGTTAAAAACTGGTGTCACTGAT GGTCGGTCAGGCAAGGGTGCCATTTACGTTTGGGCTTCCGGAAATGGCGGGGAGGACGAAGACGATTGCAACGCAGACGGTTACGCGAGCAGTATTTATACGATCGGTATTAACGCAGTCTCTCAGACCGGGGCGCCCACGTACTACGCCGAATGGTGTACTTCCGCCATGGCCGGAACGTACAGCGGAGACGATCCTAACCCGGACATA GAAGAAGGCAATAAAGTCACATCTCGAAACATTATGTGA
- the LOC128215491 gene encoding acetylcholine receptor subunit beta-like — protein sequence MLRHEINELTGKVSVTGTLELIWKDEELVWKPDDYNYIYSMMVPISEVWYPPLFIGNPDTTATAFKVEDRSYVRLSSDGTISFYPSGVYSVNSPLDSKYYPFDKQTFGIQFIVPGFINTEVNLIEGTVTYIASSFEGDGGWSLLNLTRAVTLVSQSTSAATFTVSLERKSTFMVVNIILPIVFLAVINLLVFVLPPDAGERVSYSVTLLLSLAVFMTLLGDNLPKTSDPLPVLSYYLLATLTLSTLMCVMAILNLSIYHKNEQSRPPKCISVVAGAVLCRNTFLKSQKVEDIAETDIKPTMEKQGANRKVAFEDNKEVTLSWKDVSYAVDILCLVAFIIVMFVINIYYLVQLTSQ from the exons ATGTTACGACAT GAAATTAACGAGCTAACTGGGAAGGTATCGGTAACTGGCACATTGGAATTAATATGGAAAGACGAGGAGCTGGTCTGGAAACCGGATGATTACAACTACATTTATTCAATGATGGTTCCCATCTCCGAGGTTTGGTACCCGCCCCTGTTCATTGGCAACCCGGATACCACCGCAACAGCTTTTAAAGTTGAGGACAGGAGCTATGTTCGGCTTTCGTCAGACGGCACAATCTCGTTCTATCCTTCCGGTGTATATTCAGTCAATAGTCCGCTGGATTCGAAATATTACCCATTTGATAAGCAG ACGTTCGGCATTCAATTTATTGTCCCAGGTTTCATAAACACAGAAGTAAACCTCATCGAAGGAACTGTAACGTATATCGCATCGTCGTTCGAAGGAGACGGCGGATGGTCCCTGTTAAATCTGACAAGAGCGGTGACACTAGTCAGCCAATCTACATCAGCAGCTACATTCACTGTCAGCTTAGAGAGAAAGTCGACGTTTATGGTTGTAAACATCATTCTGCCAATAGTGTTTCTGGCTGTAATCAACCTGCTAGTGTTTGTACTGCCGCCCGATGCCGGGGAACGGGTATCATACTCCGTGACTCTACTCCTGTCGTTAGCAGTGTTTATGACATTGCTTGGAGATAACCTGCCGAAAACGTCAGACCCGCTCCCCGTGCTTAGCTATTATCTGTTAGCAACCCTGACCCTCAGCACGCTCATGTGTGTTATGGCCATCCTGAATCTTTCAATCTACCATAAAAATGAGCAATCTCGACCACCAAAGTGCATTTCAGTCGTAGCTGGTGCAGTACTTTGCCGAAATACATTTCTCAAGTCTCAGAAAGTTGAAGACATTGCCGAAACCGACATTAAACCGACAATGGAGAAACAAGGTGCAAACAGGAAGGTAGCATTCGAAGACAACAAGGAAGTAACGCTCAGCTGGAAGGATGTTAGTTACGCTGTTGATATTCTGTGCTTAGTGgcatttataattgttatgtttgttatcaATATCTACTACCTTGTACAGTTAACATCACAATAG